One window from the genome of Acinetobacter sp. ANC 7912 encodes:
- a CDS encoding GNAT family N-acetyltransferase, with amino-acid sequence MNQFLIRPATVEDLERIGEIYNQEIRGGTATWNYTTHTMAEFQNWFQHLQKHQFPLLVVEDQSSGKVIGYANYDQFRSIQGFYKTVEHSIFLHPDYTGQGLGKQLLLRLIDIAKNQGMHVMVAAIDSENTASIHLHQKLDFVQTGYMPQVGEKFGQWRDLVLMQLNLDQP; translated from the coding sequence ATGAATCAATTCCTGATCCGTCCAGCAACAGTAGAAGACCTAGAACGTATTGGTGAAATCTATAATCAGGAAATCCGTGGCGGGACAGCCACCTGGAACTATACTACTCACACCATGGCTGAGTTTCAAAACTGGTTCCAGCATCTGCAAAAACATCAGTTCCCTCTACTGGTCGTTGAAGATCAATCTAGTGGGAAAGTCATAGGCTATGCCAATTATGATCAGTTCCGTAGCATTCAGGGCTTTTATAAAACGGTTGAGCACTCGATCTTTTTACATCCAGACTACACTGGGCAAGGGCTAGGAAAACAATTGTTGTTACGCTTGATTGACATTGCCAAAAATCAGGGTATGCATGTCATGGTGGCTGCGATTGATTCAGAAAATACAGCTTCAATTCATCTGCACCAAAAACTGGATTTTGTACAAACCGGCTATATGCCACAAGTGGGAGAGAAATTTGGTCAGTGGCGTGATCTAGTGTTAATGCAACTTAATCTGGATCAACCTTAA
- a CDS encoding nucleobase:cation symporter-2 family protein: MSEQEKVVSPEHEFLGAGKSAAYGLQHVLTMYGGIIAPPLIVGTAAGLSGMEIGLLIAAALFVGGLATILQTVGVKYVGARLPLVQGVSFAGVATMVAIVTTGGGLQAVYGAVIVSGLIGFFLAPYFSKIIRFFPPVVTGCVITIIGLSLLPVAVRWMMGGNKNAETWGSAENIGLALMTLAIVILLNLSRNAAIRRLSILLSIVLGTIFAALLGFGDFSKVADGAWLQFPSFFAFGMPAFELTTILSMLIVTLVIMTETTADIIAVGEIVGTKMDAQRISDGLRADMLSSAAAPIFGSFMQSAFAQNVGLVAITGVKSRFVVTAGGVILVILGLLPIMGRLIASIPVPVLGGAGLVLFGTVAASGIRTLAKIDYNDQKNLIIVATSIAAGMVPIIDHSFYADFPKWVQTLFHSGISSTCLMAIVLNLLFNHLNLFKSKALAPAEQVVDSHH; this comes from the coding sequence ATGTCAGAACAAGAAAAAGTGGTCTCACCCGAACATGAGTTTTTAGGGGCAGGCAAAAGTGCTGCTTATGGCTTGCAGCATGTCCTGACCATGTATGGCGGCATTATTGCCCCACCACTCATTGTCGGTACTGCTGCGGGCTTAAGCGGTATGGAAATTGGCCTGCTGATTGCTGCGGCGCTATTTGTCGGTGGTCTGGCGACTATTCTACAAACCGTCGGAGTAAAATATGTCGGCGCCCGGCTACCGCTAGTGCAAGGCGTTTCTTTTGCCGGCGTTGCCACCATGGTCGCGATTGTGACGACTGGAGGAGGCTTGCAGGCAGTTTATGGTGCAGTCATTGTTTCTGGCCTGATTGGCTTCTTCCTGGCACCATATTTTTCCAAGATTATCCGTTTCTTCCCTCCGGTAGTCACCGGTTGTGTAATTACCATTATTGGTCTGTCACTATTGCCAGTCGCTGTACGCTGGATGATGGGTGGCAATAAAAATGCAGAAACCTGGGGCAGCGCAGAAAATATCGGTCTGGCGCTGATGACCCTAGCGATTGTAATTCTGCTCAATCTGTCTCGCAATGCAGCGATCCGTCGTTTATCCATTTTGCTATCGATTGTACTCGGAACTATTTTTGCTGCTTTGCTGGGCTTTGGCGATTTTTCTAAAGTAGCTGATGGTGCATGGTTGCAGTTCCCGAGCTTCTTTGCTTTTGGCATGCCGGCCTTTGAACTGACAACTATTCTTTCCATGCTGATCGTGACTTTAGTCATCATGACCGAAACCACGGCAGACATTATTGCTGTCGGGGAAATTGTAGGCACTAAAATGGATGCACAACGTATTTCCGATGGTCTGCGTGCCGATATGTTATCTAGTGCAGCAGCACCCATTTTTGGCTCCTTTATGCAAAGTGCTTTTGCGCAGAATGTGGGCTTGGTCGCGATCACTGGCGTGAAAAGTCGCTTTGTAGTAACTGCCGGTGGCGTCATTCTGGTGATATTGGGCTTATTACCAATTATGGGGCGTTTAATTGCCTCAATCCCGGTACCAGTACTCGGTGGTGCAGGGTTGGTACTTTTTGGAACCGTGGCAGCCAGTGGTATCCGCACCTTGGCGAAAATTGACTATAACGACCAAAAGAACCTGATCATTGTTGCCACCTCAATTGCTGCGGGCATGGTGCCGATTATTGATCATAGTTTCTATGCCGATTTCCCGAAATGGGTACAAACCCTGTTCCATTCTGGTATCAGTTCTACCTGTTTAATGGCGATCGTGCTGAACCTCTTATTCAACCATCTCAATCTGTTTAAGAGTAAAGCATTGGCTCCTGCCGAACAGGTTGTGGATTCACACCACTAA
- the hpxO gene encoding FAD-dependent urate hydroxylase HpxO, giving the protein MNITIIGAGMAGLTTGIALKKFGHQVSIYEQAEQILPVGAAISLWSNGVKCLNYLGLTEHVAKLGGQMDNLAYVDGLTGDVMTQFSLYPLIEEVGQRPYPVSRAELQNMLMDAFGREDIHLGKKMVALVDDGQQVTVRFADGSEVQTELLVGADGTHSMTRAYVLGEKVERRYAGYVNWNGLVEISPDLAPADQWTTFVGEGKRASLMPVADHRFYFFFDVPLPAGLENDRSQYKVLLKEYFKGWCPQVQHLIDAIDEQRTNRVEIHDIEPFTDFYKGNVVIVGDAAHSTTPDIGQGGCQAMEDAIYLARALQINTLGLQDSLRRYQNKRNERANELVLRARKRCDVTHMKDEEVTLAWYEELRREKGPHIMKGIISNIIGNPLD; this is encoded by the coding sequence ATGAACATCACCATTATTGGCGCCGGGATGGCAGGCTTAACCACAGGCATTGCATTAAAAAAGTTTGGTCATCAGGTCAGCATTTATGAGCAGGCCGAACAGATTCTGCCGGTAGGTGCCGCTATTTCTTTATGGTCCAATGGGGTGAAATGCCTGAATTATCTGGGCCTGACTGAACATGTGGCTAAACTGGGTGGGCAGATGGACAATCTGGCTTATGTGGATGGTTTAACTGGTGATGTGATGACCCAGTTCAGTCTATATCCGCTGATTGAAGAAGTCGGGCAGCGTCCTTATCCGGTATCGCGTGCCGAACTGCAAAATATGCTAATGGATGCATTCGGTCGTGAAGATATTCATCTGGGCAAAAAGATGGTTGCACTAGTAGATGATGGTCAGCAGGTAACCGTTCGATTTGCCGATGGTTCAGAAGTGCAAACAGAGCTTCTTGTGGGGGCGGATGGTACGCATTCTATGACCCGTGCTTATGTTTTGGGTGAAAAGGTTGAACGCCGTTATGCCGGTTATGTGAATTGGAACGGTCTGGTGGAAATTTCTCCTGATCTGGCTCCAGCGGATCAATGGACCACTTTTGTCGGTGAGGGCAAACGTGCTTCCTTGATGCCAGTGGCGGATCACCGTTTCTATTTCTTCTTTGATGTGCCACTACCAGCGGGTCTGGAAAATGACCGCAGTCAGTACAAAGTTTTATTAAAAGAATACTTTAAAGGCTGGTGTCCTCAGGTGCAGCACCTGATTGATGCAATTGATGAGCAGCGTACCAACCGTGTAGAAATTCATGACATTGAGCCATTTACCGATTTCTACAAAGGTAACGTCGTAATTGTGGGTGATGCAGCCCACAGTACTACACCGGATATTGGGCAAGGCGGCTGTCAGGCGATGGAAGATGCGATTTATTTAGCTCGTGCCCTGCAAATTAATACACTGGGCTTGCAGGATTCTCTACGCCGTTACCAAAACAAGCGTAATGAACGAGCCAATGAACTGGTATTGCGTGCACGTAAACGCTGTGATGTCACCCATATGAAGGATGAAGAAGTCACCTTGGCTTGGTATGAAGAATTGCGCCGCGAGAAAGGTCCTCATATCATGAAAGGGATTATCAGCAATATTATTGGCAATCCATTGGACTAA
- a CDS encoding outer membrane protein OmpK: MKLKQIVALGALASAAAFTQAAPIWQDFSLTGLYGENYAYPFQGEDNHQTTITAEYAAGLKYGDFFAFADRSHTDAGNETYFEVSPRLSLGAVTGQKLEVGPIKDVLISTTWEGGSNFNNYLYGIGFALDIPYTSYANINFYKAVNDNTKDDYQMTITYAVPFKIGGEEFLADAFLDWSTAEDEPNHASELNWTSQYKWNVGKHISPETKLYVGVEHSVWHNKYGFKDLDQHDVSALVKYHF; this comes from the coding sequence ATGAAACTTAAACAAATCGTAGCGCTTGGCGCACTTGCTTCTGCTGCAGCTTTTACGCAGGCAGCACCAATCTGGCAAGACTTTAGCCTGACTGGTTTGTATGGTGAAAACTATGCATATCCATTCCAAGGTGAAGATAACCACCAAACAACCATTACTGCTGAATATGCAGCAGGTCTTAAATATGGTGATTTCTTTGCTTTTGCTGATCGTAGCCACACCGATGCAGGCAATGAAACTTATTTCGAGGTTTCACCACGTTTAAGCTTAGGTGCTGTAACTGGTCAAAAACTTGAAGTAGGTCCAATTAAAGATGTATTAATTTCCACTACTTGGGAAGGCGGTTCAAACTTCAATAACTACCTATATGGTATTGGATTTGCATTAGATATCCCATATACAAGCTATGCAAATATTAATTTCTATAAGGCTGTAAATGATAATACTAAAGATGATTATCAAATGACCATTACTTATGCTGTGCCATTTAAAATTGGTGGTGAAGAATTCTTAGCAGATGCCTTCCTGGACTGGTCAACAGCTGAAGATGAACCTAATCACGCAAGTGAATTAAACTGGACAAGCCAATATAAATGGAATGTTGGTAAGCACATTTCTCCTGAAACCAAACTATATGTTGGTGTTGAACACTCTGTTTGGCACAATAAATATGGCTTTAAAGATCTAGACCAACACGATGTCAGTGCCCTTGTGAAGTATCACTTCTAA
- the uraD gene encoding 2-oxo-4-hydroxy-4-carboxy-5-ureidoimidazoline decarboxylase, which yields MQLTEFNQASDSDIQLLLKQCVHIDRWANELSSQRPFASREDLLEAAKRQAQTWTWEEISQALATHPRIGEKQAQAALSAKEESFSEREQAAISQDEETQQALLKGNLAYEKKFDFIFLIRAAGRSSEEILTALNYRLVNDLDTEKRIVHQQLLEIALLRLAQEIDA from the coding sequence GTGCAATTAACTGAATTTAACCAGGCTTCTGATAGCGATATTCAACTGCTGCTCAAGCAGTGTGTGCATATTGATCGTTGGGCAAACGAACTCAGCTCACAGCGTCCTTTTGCCAGTCGTGAAGATCTACTTGAGGCTGCGAAAAGACAGGCGCAGACATGGACATGGGAAGAAATTTCCCAAGCACTGGCGACTCACCCACGTATTGGTGAAAAACAGGCGCAGGCGGCTTTAAGTGCCAAAGAGGAAAGTTTTTCCGAACGTGAACAAGCGGCCATTTCCCAGGATGAAGAAACCCAGCAAGCGTTGCTGAAAGGCAATCTGGCTTATGAGAAAAAATTTGACTTCATTTTTCTGATCCGTGCTGCAGGCCGTAGCAGTGAAGAGATTCTGACTGCGCTGAATTATCGACTGGTCAATGATCTGGATACGGAAAAACGCATTGTTCATCAACAACTTTTAGAAATTGCCCTATTGCGTTTGGCACAGGAGATTGACGCATGA
- the uraH gene encoding hydroxyisourate hydrolase — MISTHILDTHLGKPAAKVEVKLLDANGQVLATAQTNSDGRVPVPDFGLESITTGDYSIEFAIKPYFDAQGLATFFPKAIIHFNIPDATQHYHIPLLISPFAYSTYRGS; from the coding sequence ATGATCAGCACCCATATTCTAGACACTCATTTGGGCAAACCTGCAGCCAAGGTAGAAGTGAAACTCCTCGATGCTAATGGCCAGGTATTAGCCACAGCCCAAACCAATAGCGATGGCCGTGTGCCGGTGCCAGACTTTGGTCTGGAAAGCATTACCACTGGTGATTACAGCATCGAATTTGCCATCAAACCTTATTTTGATGCCCAAGGTCTCGCGACCTTCTTTCCGAAAGCAATCATCCATTTCAACATTCCGGATGCCACCCAGCATTATCACATTCCACTCCTGATTAGCCCTTTTGCTTATTCGACCTACCGCGGTAGTTAA